The following coding sequences lie in one Lepus europaeus isolate LE1 unplaced genomic scaffold, mLepTim1.pri SCAFFOLD_32, whole genome shotgun sequence genomic window:
- the LOC133754918 gene encoding LOW QUALITY PROTEIN: uncharacterized protein LOC133754918 (The sequence of the model RefSeq protein was modified relative to this genomic sequence to represent the inferred CDS: substituted 1 base at 1 genomic stop codon), translating into MGKTLSPGRPNRGGCPTCPASVRNTFKTATRGSERAPELDSLKAKKPSVLPGGQEDLLLFDTPPPYTPLPREPTAPSPDSTQGEREEDPPARSTPMSARLRLRRGGGSEGGQWEAQAFPLRSVGGQMQYWPFSASDLYNWKTHNPPFSQDPQALTGLIEPILLTHQPTWDDCQQLLQALLTTEERQRVLTEARKNVPGDNGQPTQLPNEIDAAFPLTRPDWDFSTAVVGGRPVTFMVDTGAQHSVLNKNIGPLSSKTSCVQGATGRKMYXWTTERQVDLATGQVTHSFLLVPDCPYPLLGRDLLSKLGAQIHFQKEGASVTDSGGRLLQVLTLQLRDEHRLYDEEKIKTPLAPEWIEKFPSSWAETGGIGLAIQQPPIIVNVKPTAEPISVRQYPMTKEAKDGIRPHIKRLLDLGILKPCQSPWNTPLLPVRKPGTNDFRPVQDLREVNRRVEDIHPTVPNPYNLLSTLPPSRTWYTVLDLKDAFFCLRLSPQSQPLFAFEWKDPETGFSGQLTWTRLPQGFKNSPTLFDEALHHDLASFRSYPLPSNVTQPRAHPVWNDGLSQPRHSTAGTRRPYAGQPQLPTGAG; encoded by the exons ATGGGTAAAACCCTTTCTCCCGGCCGACCGAATCGTGGCGGGTGCCCTACCTGCCCTGCCTCCGTCCGTAACACCTTTAAAACCGCAACCCGCGGATCAGAGCGGGCTCCC GAGTTAGACTCCCTCAAGGCAAAGAAACCCTCGGTCCTCCCGGGCGGGCAGgaggatcttttgctttttgacaccccACCGCCTTACACACCCCTCCCGAGAGAGCCTACGGCACCTTCCCCGGATTCTacgcagggagaaagggaggaggaccCCCCGGCTCGTTCAACCCCCATGAGTGCCAGGTTGCGCTTGcgtcggggaggggggagtgagggcGGGCAGTGGGAGGCTCAGGCTTTCCCACTCCGCTCAGTGGGGGGTCAGATGCAATACTGGCCGTTCTCAGCTTCAGAtttgtacaattggaaaacccataacccgccTTTTTCTCAAGATCCACAAGCTTTGACAGGATTAATTGAACCTATTCTTTTAACCCACCAACCGACCTGGGATGactgccagcagctcctgcaggctctcctgaccaCGGAGGAGAGACAGCGGGTTCTCACAGAAGCCCGgaaaaatgttccaggggacaaCGGTCAACCTACCCAACTGCCGAACGAGATTGATGCAGCATTCCCGTTGACCAGACCGGATTGGGATTTTAGTACGGCAGTCG tgggaggcaggccggTCACATTCATGGTGGATACTGGAGCTCAGCACTCtgtcttaaacaaaaatattggcccCCTTAGCTCAAAAACTTCTTGCGTCCAGGGAGCGACTGGAAGAAAAATGTACTGATGGACCACAGAACGACAGGTAGATCTAGCTACTGGCCAAGTCACCCACTCATTTCTTTTAGTACCAGACTGCCCATACCCCTTATTAGGAAGAGACTTGCTATCTAAGTTGGGAGCTCAGATTCATttccagaaggaaggggcctcaGTGACAGACTCAGGGGGGCGCCTTCTGCAAGTATTGACTTTACAATTAAGAGATGAACATCGTCTATATGacgaagaaaaaataaaaaccccacTAGCCCCTGAGTGGATCGAAAAGTTCCCGAGTTCTTGGGCAGAGACCGGAGGAATAGGATTAGCAATTCAGCAGCCACCcataatagtaaatgtaaagcctaccgctgaaccaatatctgtacggcagtatcctatgaccaaggaagcaaaggatggaaTCCGGCCCCACATTAAGAGACTGCTGGACTTGGGAATATTAAAACCCTGCCAATCCCCTTGGAACACACCCTTACTGCCGGTACGGAAACCAGGCACCAATGACTTCCGACCTGTGCAGGACTTACGCGAGGTAAATCGTCGGGTTGAAGACATTCACCCGACCGTGCCAAATCCGTACAACTTGCTGAGCACTTTGCCTCCATCGCGCACTTGGTATACGGTGctagatttaaaagatgctttcttcTGTCTGAGAttgagcccccagagccaacccTTGTTCGCATTCGAATGGAAGGACCCAGAGACTGGATTCTCAGGGCAATTGACTTGGACCAGACTcccacaaggatttaaaaattcgccCACACTATTTGATGAGGCCTTACATCATGACTTGGCAAGCTTCAGG AGTTACCCACTACCAAGCAATGTTACTCAACCCCGAGCGCATCCGGTTTGGAACGACGGCCTCTCTCAACCCCGCCACTCTACTGCCGGAACCAGGAGACCATACGCAGGTCAGCCACAATTGCCAACAGGTGCTGGCTGA